A single window of Meiothermus sp. DNA harbors:
- the secA gene encoding preprotein translocase subunit SecA codes for MLAWINKLLDNNERKVARYWKEVVAPVNALEDEVSRIDDLAAEYAKLREAYQSGSSLDELLPRAFALTREASKRFLGLRHYDVQLIGGAVLHEGKIAEMKTGEGKTLVATLAVALNAIAGKGVHLVTVNDYLARRDAEWMGPIYKGLGLSVGVVQNHSSPEERRRAYLCDVTYVTNSELGFDYLRDNMAVAPEQLVLRHDTPLHYAIIDEVDSILVDEARTPLIISGPAEKATDMYYRMAEIAQKLERGEKPPVGTKGEPTGDYTIEEKQKAVHLTLQGIARAEKLLGVEGLFNTEHMELAHMLTQAIRAKELYFRDREYIVQDGQVIIVDEFTGRLQPGRRFGEGLHQAIEAKEGVKIERENQTLATVTYQNFFRLFEKTAGMTGTAKTEEKEFQEIYAMDVVSIPTNRPVIRQDYPDVVYRSEKGKFYAVVEEIAEKYEKGQPVLVGTISVEKSERLSAMLKDPRHFLPRLEARAQMLAKAIEKQSGPEWERLKKALERPGALRESELEQHESTIPPKGNIRVAWNYLKKAVHTLELIRKGIPHQVLNAKYHEKESEIVAQAGRSKTITISTNMAGRGTDIKLGGNAEYLAADLLRKEGLEPRAEWRVELFIKKLVQGDDEEALKLAAEIGIRPSVIDEIRRLRDTCAADEVRVKELGGLHIIGTERHESRRIDNQLRGRSGRQGDPGSSRFYVSFDDDLMRLFASERIIAMLDRMGFDDSEPIENQMVTRSIERAQKRVEDRNFDIRKQLLRLDEVMARQREVVYAQRRNVLLGSDEVVREGALAMVEDTVDTVAANYLNPQQHPDDWDIEGLRSSLVDYIPALSDFDFEALRKLKAEEGIEKLVEMARAAYEAREAEINRQGPGLMRAVERFVTLQVVDNAWKEHLHNMDVLKQGIFLRGYGQRDPFQEYKLEGTRFFNEMIASIKGEVTKFLFRLQVEVNQPTPAPVAQGNAGSPEDAAALPQSRDPFTVRRQQKAASAHTGLSRAERRRLEREERKKQKS; via the coding sequence ATGTTGGCCTGGATTAATAAGCTTCTGGATAACAACGAACGCAAGGTGGCCCGCTACTGGAAAGAAGTGGTCGCCCCGGTTAATGCCCTCGAGGACGAAGTTTCTCGGATTGACGACCTGGCCGCCGAGTACGCCAAGCTGAGGGAAGCCTACCAAAGCGGCAGTAGCCTGGACGAACTGCTGCCTCGGGCCTTTGCCCTGACCCGCGAGGCTTCCAAGCGCTTTTTGGGCTTGCGCCACTACGATGTGCAGCTCATTGGGGGCGCGGTTTTGCACGAGGGCAAGATTGCCGAGATGAAGACCGGCGAAGGTAAGACCCTGGTGGCTACCCTGGCGGTTGCGCTTAATGCCATCGCGGGTAAAGGCGTTCACCTGGTCACGGTCAACGACTACCTGGCCCGGCGCGATGCCGAGTGGATGGGGCCCATCTACAAGGGGCTGGGCCTTTCGGTGGGGGTGGTGCAGAATCACTCGAGCCCCGAGGAGCGCCGCAGAGCCTACCTCTGCGACGTGACCTACGTGACCAACAGTGAACTCGGTTTCGACTACCTGCGCGACAATATGGCCGTAGCCCCCGAGCAACTGGTGCTGCGGCACGACACTCCCTTGCACTACGCCATTATCGATGAGGTGGACTCGATCCTGGTGGACGAAGCCCGCACCCCCCTGATCATCAGCGGCCCGGCGGAAAAAGCCACCGACATGTACTACCGCATGGCCGAGATCGCCCAAAAGCTCGAGCGTGGCGAAAAGCCCCCGGTGGGCACCAAGGGCGAGCCTACCGGCGACTACACCATCGAAGAAAAACAAAAGGCCGTGCACCTGACCCTACAAGGCATTGCCCGGGCCGAGAAGCTCCTGGGTGTGGAAGGCCTGTTCAACACCGAGCACATGGAGCTCGCGCACATGCTGACCCAGGCCATCCGGGCCAAAGAACTCTACTTCAGGGATCGAGAATACATCGTGCAGGACGGCCAGGTGATTATTGTGGACGAGTTCACGGGCCGTCTGCAGCCAGGCCGCCGCTTCGGCGAGGGGCTCCACCAGGCCATCGAGGCCAAGGAAGGGGTCAAGATCGAGCGCGAGAATCAGACCCTGGCCACCGTCACCTACCAGAACTTCTTCCGCCTCTTCGAGAAGACCGCGGGCATGACCGGCACCGCCAAGACCGAGGAAAAAGAATTCCAGGAAATTTACGCCATGGACGTGGTGAGCATCCCCACCAACCGCCCCGTAATCCGCCAGGACTACCCCGATGTGGTCTACCGCTCGGAGAAGGGCAAGTTCTATGCAGTGGTGGAGGAGATTGCCGAGAAGTACGAGAAAGGGCAGCCGGTTTTGGTGGGCACCATCTCGGTGGAGAAGTCCGAGCGGCTCTCGGCCATGCTCAAAGATCCCCGCCACTTCTTGCCGCGTCTGGAGGCCAGGGCCCAGATGTTGGCCAAGGCCATCGAGAAGCAAAGCGGCCCCGAGTGGGAGCGGCTCAAGAAGGCCCTCGAGCGCCCCGGCGCCCTGCGTGAGAGCGAACTCGAGCAGCACGAGTCCACCATCCCCCCCAAGGGCAATATCCGGGTAGCCTGGAACTACCTCAAAAAAGCCGTGCACACCCTGGAACTGATCCGCAAGGGTATCCCACACCAGGTACTGAACGCCAAATACCACGAGAAAGAGTCGGAGATCGTGGCCCAGGCAGGCCGCAGCAAGACCATTACCATCTCCACCAACATGGCCGGACGCGGCACCGACATCAAGCTGGGGGGCAATGCCGAGTACCTGGCCGCCGACCTGCTGCGCAAGGAAGGCCTCGAGCCCCGTGCGGAGTGGCGGGTCGAGCTGTTCATCAAGAAGCTGGTGCAAGGCGACGATGAGGAGGCCCTCAAACTGGCTGCCGAGATCGGCATACGCCCGTCGGTGATTGACGAAATCCGCCGCCTGCGCGATACCTGTGCGGCCGACGAGGTGCGGGTCAAGGAGCTGGGGGGCTTGCATATTATTGGTACCGAGCGGCACGAGTCGCGCCGGATCGACAACCAGCTCCGGGGTCGTTCGGGTCGCCAAGGCGACCCCGGTAGCAGCCGCTTCTATGTTTCCTTCGACGACGACCTGATGCGCCTGTTTGCCTCCGAGCGCATTATCGCCATGCTCGACCGAATGGGCTTCGACGACTCCGAGCCCATCGAGAACCAGATGGTTACCCGCTCCATTGAGCGGGCCCAGAAGCGGGTCGAAGACCGCAACTTCGACATTCGCAAGCAGCTTTTGCGCCTAGACGAGGTGATGGCCCGCCAGCGCGAGGTGGTCTATGCCCAGCGGCGCAACGTGCTCTTGGGCAGCGACGAGGTGGTGCGCGAAGGGGCTTTGGCCATGGTTGAAGACACCGTGGACACGGTGGCCGCCAACTACCTCAACCCCCAGCAACACCCCGACGACTGGGACATCGAAGGCTTGCGCTCGAGTCTGGTAGACTACATCCCCGCGCTCTCCGACTTCGACTTTGAAGCTTTGCGCAAGCTCAAGGCCGAAGAAGGGATCGAGAAGCTCGTGGAAATGGCCCGCGCTGCCTACGAGGCCCGCGAGGCCGAGATCAACCGGCAAGGCCCGGGCCTCATGCGGGCGGTGGAGCGCTTTGTGACCCTGCAGGTCGTGGACAACGCCTGGAAGGAGCACCTGCACAACATGGACGTGCTCAAGCAGGGGATCTTCTTGCGCGGCTACGGCCAGCGCGACCCCTTCCAGGAGTACAAGCTCGAGGGTACCCGCTTCTTCAACGAGATGATCGCCAGCATCAAGGGCGAGGTCACCAAGTTCCTTTTCCGCCTGCAGGTCGAGGTGAACCAGCCTACCCCGGCCCCGGTGGCCCAGGGGAACGCAGGTAGCCCCGAAGATGCGGCGGCTTTACCCCAGAGCCGCGACCCCTTCACGGTACGTCGCCAGCAGAAAGCGGCCTCGGCACATACCGGTCTGAGCCGCGCAGAGCGCCGCCGGCTCGAGCGAGAGGAACGCAAGAAGCAGAAGAGTTAG